In one window of Microbacterium natoriense DNA:
- a CDS encoding GNAT family N-acetyltransferase, translating to MARVQIFAWSADRSQADSEYSRVLELHRDHRSTLGHLPYAAFEEARSRGRLIVGSVDGTVQGYVLYSTPRQQTLKLVHVCVGEAARGTGLAKKMVHAAITANPDRALITAHCRSDYEIDGFWHSLDMAPTGERPGRAAKGSVLTIWMRKIGQFDLLESALYESSRPIAVLDSNVVIDLYVSDQMDRPDREESKGLAADWLVDVVDLAVSPEVSFEVNHLEPASERQRVQRNLSGLVALRRQDGMRSLASDILRRMPAELTARDRSLRSDAKHLADAVLAGADYFVTRDETFLAATASWSREEYAIDVLRPVDLLRTFIPPSAPTEFRSGQLESVGLRWEEVTASSSGLEEVFVEVHKGEKGKQFRKRLHAVLARPASARIDLLVDERGRKRALLSAEVRGDVLSVAVIRVARGSLGGTIAFQLTRYLRALALERGATAVEVVDDVVDEVLRAALVADGFEGAPLAVKLGRHPRAAQTESLETPGAVADYERKNWPQIVLDKAVPVRIVPIQPRYARELLGFNDTLIQLRERPALGLAREFVYFAAPKMRHWDIPTRVLWYVTKDPRARESSAVRAVVAHSRVLDAEVLDVQDAAEKYRSLGVLHRGEIQGHAIDGKVLVLRFEDTQVLDQPVGKRSFDALLRKHGTTTSLLTTRTGAPGLFDDLIRTQPGWEAR from the coding sequence ATGGCGCGGGTTCAGATATTCGCCTGGAGCGCTGACCGCTCGCAGGCCGATTCTGAGTATTCTCGCGTGCTGGAACTGCACCGAGATCATCGCTCCACGCTGGGGCATCTGCCCTATGCGGCGTTCGAAGAGGCTCGGTCCCGGGGTCGGTTGATTGTGGGCAGCGTTGATGGCACGGTGCAGGGATATGTGCTGTACAGCACGCCTCGACAGCAGACTCTGAAGCTCGTCCACGTCTGCGTCGGAGAGGCTGCCCGCGGTACTGGTCTCGCAAAGAAAATGGTCCATGCAGCGATCACGGCGAATCCAGATCGTGCACTAATCACGGCGCATTGCCGGTCAGACTACGAGATCGATGGGTTTTGGCATTCGCTTGACATGGCGCCGACGGGTGAGCGCCCGGGCAGGGCGGCGAAGGGCTCGGTGCTCACGATTTGGATGAGGAAGATCGGGCAGTTCGACCTGCTGGAGAGTGCGCTTTACGAGTCATCTCGACCGATCGCTGTCCTTGATTCGAACGTTGTGATCGATCTGTACGTCTCAGATCAGATGGATCGCCCGGATCGTGAAGAATCCAAGGGACTTGCGGCGGACTGGCTAGTTGACGTCGTTGACCTCGCCGTTTCGCCCGAGGTGTCTTTTGAGGTGAACCATCTTGAGCCTGCGTCCGAACGGCAACGTGTACAGCGCAACCTCAGCGGACTGGTTGCTTTGCGGCGTCAAGACGGCATGCGGTCCCTCGCGTCGGACATCCTCCGAAGAATGCCGGCCGAGCTCACTGCACGAGACCGCAGCCTTCGTAGCGACGCCAAGCATCTGGCGGATGCGGTGCTCGCCGGGGCTGACTACTTCGTGACGCGGGACGAGACCTTCCTCGCCGCGACCGCGAGCTGGTCACGCGAAGAGTACGCGATCGATGTTCTCCGACCAGTTGATCTTCTTAGGACATTCATTCCGCCGTCCGCCCCAACGGAGTTCCGCTCAGGACAACTCGAGTCGGTCGGGCTTCGCTGGGAAGAAGTGACGGCATCATCCTCTGGTCTCGAGGAGGTGTTCGTCGAAGTTCACAAAGGCGAAAAAGGCAAGCAGTTCCGGAAACGGCTTCATGCCGTTCTTGCGAGACCTGCTAGTGCGAGGATCGACCTGCTGGTTGACGAGCGAGGGCGGAAACGTGCCCTGCTCTCGGCCGAGGTCCGCGGTGACGTGCTGTCGGTTGCGGTGATCCGCGTCGCGCGGGGATCACTCGGCGGCACCATCGCGTTTCAGCTCACACGATACCTTCGGGCGTTGGCATTGGAACGAGGCGCGACGGCCGTCGAGGTCGTCGACGACGTGGTCGATGAAGTGCTTCGAGCCGCCCTGGTCGCAGATGGCTTCGAGGGGGCGCCCCTCGCGGTGAAACTAGGTCGTCACCCTCGCGCGGCCCAGACTGAGTCGCTAGAGACCCCAGGCGCGGTCGCTGACTACGAGCGAAAGAACTGGCCCCAGATCGTGCTCGACAAAGCTGTTCCAGTGCGCATCGTGCCTATTCAACCGCGGTATGCGCGCGAGCTCCTCGGGTTCAATGACACGCTGATCCAGCTGCGCGAACGCCCTGCGCTGGGGCTCGCCCGCGAGTTCGTCTACTTCGCTGCACCGAAGATGAGACACTGGGACATCCCGACTCGCGTGCTTTGGTACGTGACCAAAGATCCCAGGGCGCGAGAGAGTAGCGCCGTCCGAGCTGTGGTGGCACACTCCCGCGTACTCGATGCTGAAGTACTGGACGTCCAGGACGCGGCTGAGAAGTATCGATCACTCGGCGTCCTGCACCGAGGCGAGATCCAAGGTCATGCGATTGACGGAAAGGTGCTTGTGCTGAGGTTCGAAGACACGCAGGTGCTTGACCAGCCCGTCGGCAAGCGCTCGTTCGACGCGCTGCTCCGCAAGCACGGAACCACGACGTCGCTACTCACAACACGTACCGGCGCTCCCGGTCTTTTCGACGACCTCATCCGCACACAGCCAGGATGGGAAGCCAGATGA
- a CDS encoding ASCH domain-containing protein, whose protein sequence is MGSQMKRALLISVKPRYARAILEGRKTVEVRRRFPEVPPGTTVVLYSSSPERAVLGTVRLKQTSTVPSDRVWEMHSDAIGIAEDALGEYLDGAEASTLLEVEDPQTWARPVSLASLRTLLGLEPPQSFRYLDADQVALIATSGAESLPAS, encoded by the coding sequence ATGGGAAGCCAGATGAAAAGGGCGCTGCTCATCTCAGTGAAACCACGGTACGCGCGCGCGATTCTCGAAGGACGAAAAACCGTCGAAGTGCGACGGCGATTCCCAGAGGTGCCACCCGGCACCACAGTCGTTCTGTACTCCAGCTCCCCCGAGAGAGCGGTTCTGGGCACTGTGCGCCTCAAACAAACAAGCACAGTTCCTTCCGACCGCGTCTGGGAGATGCACTCCGACGCGATCGGCATCGCCGAAGACGCGCTCGGCGAGTACCTTGATGGCGCCGAAGCCTCCACTCTGCTTGAAGTGGAGGACCCACAAACGTGGGCACGGCCTGTCTCGTTGGCGTCCTTGCGGACTCTCCTTGGCCTTGAGCCGCCTCAGAGCTTCCGCTATCTCGATGCGGATCAGGTGGCTCTGATCGCGACCAGCGGAGCAGAGAGCCTACCGGCGTCCTAG
- a CDS encoding helix-turn-helix transcriptional regulator, translating to MRTDSTSRALQLLSLLQTHRFWPCAELAARLGVAERTVRRDLDRLRDLGYPVDSTSGRYGGYRLAAGAHVPPLILDDEEAVAVSIGLRYAAEAAVSGIEETSLRALAKIEALLPHRLRRRVSALHSSVASLRRTVDDNVIHPESLSVFAAACRDHEHVRFDYLRSDGESSRRNVEPHQLVTAGRRWYLVAWDGDRRDWRTFRLDRIREPRPVGSHFTPREVPGGDAAEFVANSIGRTRRHHDATLVIHTPFTEVEGVLQWADHTVEEAQAEHCVVGIRSEDLGRLAMTVAEIALTAPVTVIEPAELAGAIERLAAHLRDPSPYARLA from the coding sequence ATGCGAACTGATTCCACGAGCAGAGCTCTGCAACTGCTGTCGCTTCTGCAGACTCACCGCTTCTGGCCCTGTGCGGAACTTGCGGCTCGGCTCGGGGTGGCCGAGCGAACGGTGCGCCGAGACCTCGACCGCCTACGCGATCTCGGTTATCCGGTCGATTCCACTTCGGGGAGGTACGGCGGCTACCGGCTCGCGGCGGGAGCGCACGTGCCTCCATTGATCCTCGACGACGAAGAGGCCGTCGCGGTGTCCATCGGATTGCGCTACGCGGCCGAAGCAGCCGTCAGCGGGATCGAGGAGACGTCGCTGCGGGCGCTGGCGAAGATCGAAGCGCTCCTGCCTCATCGGCTGCGCCGCCGCGTGTCGGCGCTGCATTCGAGTGTCGCCTCACTGCGTCGGACAGTGGATGACAACGTCATCCATCCGGAGTCGCTGAGTGTGTTCGCTGCGGCCTGTCGCGACCATGAGCACGTGCGGTTCGACTACCTGCGAAGCGACGGTGAAAGCAGCAGGCGGAACGTCGAGCCGCACCAGCTCGTCACAGCCGGACGACGGTGGTATCTCGTCGCGTGGGATGGAGACCGTCGCGATTGGAGAACGTTCCGACTGGACCGGATCCGGGAGCCGCGGCCGGTCGGCAGTCATTTCACGCCCCGTGAGGTTCCGGGCGGAGACGCGGCCGAGTTCGTCGCGAACTCGATCGGCCGCACGCGGCGCCATCACGATGCGACCCTCGTCATCCACACACCTTTCACCGAAGTCGAGGGCGTGCTTCAGTGGGCCGACCACACTGTGGAAGAGGCGCAGGCAGAGCATTGCGTCGTCGGAATCCGCAGCGAAGATCTCGGACGGCTCGCGATGACGGTTGCAGAGATAGCACTCACCGCTCCGGTGACTGTCATCGAGCCAGCCGAGCTCGCGGGCGCTATCGAGCGGCTCGCCGCTCACCTCAGAGACCCGTCACCGTATGCGCGACTCGCGTGA